Proteins encoded within one genomic window of Episyrphus balteatus chromosome 1, idEpiBalt1.1, whole genome shotgun sequence:
- the LOC129906765 gene encoding uncharacterized protein LOC129906765: MTRLMSKQKVRLFELLEENYYILSGTPFRGNVIKTAKWEEIRDILNELGPAKTTEKWRRVWTDIRKTLKKKISLRQTYEANGAKVPDELIYSESDLWVIRICGMDVIEKPVKIVKQEIIDTDDSYSGTPCSSVVPKSKGKPTRSSERVSKRKTRQTKSIPDEIIDDGSLLCPLLVFSDDKSTQCSESPSNCSPQKKKARNASRIVEDEPVEADTSKEDLKKLVYLQRRQLAVTRQIHERQKCHNADQRQFNARVTNLLEEILQQLKRNQTAK, encoded by the exons atg ACTCGTTTGATGTCCAAGCAAAAGGTTCGATTGTTTGAGCTTCTGGAGGAAAACTATTACATTCTATCAGGTACCCCTTTCCGTGGGAATGTAATAAAAACAGCTAAATGGGAAGAAATCagagatattttaaatgaacTAGGTCCAGCAAAGACAACAGAAAAATGGAGAAGG GTATGGACAGATATTCGAAAAACCTTGAAAAAGAAGATTTCTTTGAGACAAACGTATGAAGCCAATGGCGCCAAAGTACCCGATGAATTAATCTACTCAGAAAGTGATCTTTGGGTCATTCGAATATGTGGAATGGATGTTATTGAAAAGCCCGTTAAAATTGTTAAGCAGGAAATTATAGATACGGATGATTCTTATTCTGGCACACCGTGTTCAAGTGTGGTACCTAAAAGCAAAGGAAAACCAACACGTTCAAGTGAACGTGTTAGTAAACGAAAAACTCGGCAAACAAAATCTATACCTGATGAGATAATTGATGATGGAAGTTTGCTATGTCCACTTTTAGTATTTTCGGATGACAAATCGACACAATGTTCGGAAAGTCCTTCAAATTGTAGTCCTCAGAAAAAGAAAGCAAGAAATGCCAGCAGAATAGTT gaAGATGAACCTGTTGAAGCTGATACTAGCAAGGAAGATTTAAAGAAATTGGTTTATTTACAAAGAAGACAATTGGCAGTTACAAGGCAAATTCATGAAAGACAAAAATGTCATAATGCTGATCAGAGGCAGTTTAATGCCAGAGTTACAAATCTATTGGAGGAAATTCTTCAGCAACTGAAAAGAAATCAAACggcgaaataa
- the LOC129921038 gene encoding sodium-coupled monocarboxylate transporter 2 isoform X1, with product MRMEEYKDYQEFHFHIVDYLIFCGMLVVSAGTGIYYGYYRKTGVIEQCDTKMKPGRSLNFGSKKLSEYLLGSRSLATFPVAMSLIGSYVSGVTVLGTPAEIYNFGTQYWLTLIPVMLMALTVSTVYLPVFTTLRICSSYEYLELRFSSGIRSFASFLFIIDEILFLPIILYVPAIAFNQVTGVNIHVISGLVCVVCVFYTLLGGIKAVVSTDAWQILVMFISVTVVVIIGTVYIGGPGEVIKRSSDGGRILFTNFNPSLYERHSVWSVIIGGYFYWVSFNSVNQTMVQRYMSLPNKKSAQISIVLFAVGICLFISICCFAGLLIFAYYSRCDPLAAGLIQTDDQLFPVYVMQIAGHITGIPGLFIAGIFGACLSSLSVVLNCTSAVLLEDIVKGCFKIKLSEKASTFLVKSSVVVFGVVAALLVVVLEKLGGILAVATSLSGIAAGTTSGIFTLGMLIPWSNTKGATFGALAGALIAGTVSLGSQVSIAQGLLVPEKLPVWVDECPAMLNLTTPSNQVPDQSELFPLFRISFLWIGPIGMLTVLIVGTAVSFITGPTKVSKLDADLLSPVIHRFLPKECFITQTNEANTGLT from the exons GATGGAGGAGTATAAAGACTATCAGGAGTTTCACTTCCACATAGTCGATTATTTAATATTCTGTGGTATGCTGGTTGTATCTGCTGGAACTGGTATTTATTACGGCTACTATag aaaaacggGTGTCATTGAACAATgtgatacaaaaatgaaacccGGTCGAAGTTTAAACTTTGGATCGAAAAAACTAAGTGAGTACCTGCTTGGATCTCGAAGTCTTGCAACATTCCCAGTAGCAATGAGTTTAATTGGAAG TTACGTGTCAGGTGTAACAGTTCTGGGGACACCAGCGGAGATCTATAATTTTGGCACACAATATTGGCTAACATTGATACCTGTCATGTTAATGGCTTTAACCGTATCTACGGTGTACCTGCCAGTGTTTACCACTTTAAGAATCTGTTCATCCTATGAA tACTTGGAATTGCGATTTAGTTCCGGAATTCGAAGCTTtgcttcatttttattcatcaTCGATGAG ATACTCTTTCTTCCAATCATACTCTACGTTCCAGCTATTGCATTTAATCAAG tcaCTGGAGTAAACATTCATGTTATAAGCGGCCTTGTTTGTGTAGTTTGTGTATTTTACACCCTGCTG GGTGGAATAAAAGCTGTCGTCAGTACCGATGCCTGGCAGATACTTGTTATGTTCATATCTGTAACTGTGGTTGTGATAATAGGAACTGTGTATATCGGAGGACCTGGTGAAGTTATTAAACGATCTTCCGATGGTGGAAGAATACTTTTTACTAA CTTCAATCCATCACTTTATGAAAGACACTCAGTTTGGAGTGTCATAATCGGAGGATATTTCTATTGGGTATCTTTCAACTCGGTCAATCAAACTATGGTTCAGCGTTACATGTCcttgccaaacaaaaaaagtgcTCAGATATCAATAGTTTTATTTGCTGTCGGAATATGCTTATTTATATCGATATGTTGCTTTGCCGGACTTTTGATTTTTGCTTACTACAGCAGATGTGATCCTTTAGCTGCTGGATTAATACAG ACTGACGATCAACTATTTCCAGTCTATGTAATGCAAATTGCCGGACACATTACTGGTATCCCTGGCTTATTTATTGCCGGCATCTTTGGAGCTTGCCTAAGTTCTCTATCAGTTGTATTGAACTGTACATCAGCAGTTTTACTAGAAGATATTGTCAAaggttgttttaaaattaagctAAGTGAGAAAGCTTCCACTTTTTTGGTGAAAAGCAGCGTTGTTGTATTTGGAGTTGTGGCAGCTTTATTAGTTGTAGTCTTGGAAAAACTTGGAGGTATTCTTGCAGTTGCTACTTCTTTATCAGGTATAGCTGCTGGTACAACTTCGGGTATATTCACATTGGGAATGCTCATTCCATGGAGTAATACAAAAGGTGCTACTTTTGGTGCTTTGGCTGGTGCTCTAATAGCTGGAACCGTTTCGTTAGGATCTCAAGTTTCTATAGCACAAGGATTGCTTGTTCCTGAAAAACTGCCAGTTTGGGTGGACGAATGTCCAGCCATGTTAAATTTAACAACACCTTCCAATCAAGTACCTGATCAATCTGAACTATTTCCATTGTTTCGAATATCGTTCCTATGGATTGGACCAATTGGAATGTTAACAGTGTTAATAGTTGGAACTGCCGTTTCATTTATAACTGGGCCAACTAAAGTTAGTAAACTTGATGCTGATCTTCTTTCACCAGTTATTCACAG atttctTCCAAAAGAATGCTTCATTACGCAAACAAATGAAGCTAACACAGGACTAACATAA
- the LOC129921038 gene encoding sodium-coupled monocarboxylate transporter 2 isoform X2: protein MEEYKDYQEFHFHIVDYLIFCGMLVVSAGTGIYYGYYRKTGVIEQCDTKMKPGRSLNFGSKKLSEYLLGSRSLATFPVAMSLIGSYVSGVTVLGTPAEIYNFGTQYWLTLIPVMLMALTVSTVYLPVFTTLRICSSYEYLELRFSSGIRSFASFLFIIDEILFLPIILYVPAIAFNQVTGVNIHVISGLVCVVCVFYTLLGGIKAVVSTDAWQILVMFISVTVVVIIGTVYIGGPGEVIKRSSDGGRILFTNFNPSLYERHSVWSVIIGGYFYWVSFNSVNQTMVQRYMSLPNKKSAQISIVLFAVGICLFISICCFAGLLIFAYYSRCDPLAAGLIQTDDQLFPVYVMQIAGHITGIPGLFIAGIFGACLSSLSVVLNCTSAVLLEDIVKGCFKIKLSEKASTFLVKSSVVVFGVVAALLVVVLEKLGGILAVATSLSGIAAGTTSGIFTLGMLIPWSNTKGATFGALAGALIAGTVSLGSQVSIAQGLLVPEKLPVWVDECPAMLNLTTPSNQVPDQSELFPLFRISFLWIGPIGMLTVLIVGTAVSFITGPTKVSKLDADLLSPVIHRFLPKECFITQTNEANTGLT, encoded by the exons ATGGAGGAGTATAAAGACTATCAGGAGTTTCACTTCCACATAGTCGATTATTTAATATTCTGTGGTATGCTGGTTGTATCTGCTGGAACTGGTATTTATTACGGCTACTATag aaaaacggGTGTCATTGAACAATgtgatacaaaaatgaaacccGGTCGAAGTTTAAACTTTGGATCGAAAAAACTAAGTGAGTACCTGCTTGGATCTCGAAGTCTTGCAACATTCCCAGTAGCAATGAGTTTAATTGGAAG TTACGTGTCAGGTGTAACAGTTCTGGGGACACCAGCGGAGATCTATAATTTTGGCACACAATATTGGCTAACATTGATACCTGTCATGTTAATGGCTTTAACCGTATCTACGGTGTACCTGCCAGTGTTTACCACTTTAAGAATCTGTTCATCCTATGAA tACTTGGAATTGCGATTTAGTTCCGGAATTCGAAGCTTtgcttcatttttattcatcaTCGATGAG ATACTCTTTCTTCCAATCATACTCTACGTTCCAGCTATTGCATTTAATCAAG tcaCTGGAGTAAACATTCATGTTATAAGCGGCCTTGTTTGTGTAGTTTGTGTATTTTACACCCTGCTG GGTGGAATAAAAGCTGTCGTCAGTACCGATGCCTGGCAGATACTTGTTATGTTCATATCTGTAACTGTGGTTGTGATAATAGGAACTGTGTATATCGGAGGACCTGGTGAAGTTATTAAACGATCTTCCGATGGTGGAAGAATACTTTTTACTAA CTTCAATCCATCACTTTATGAAAGACACTCAGTTTGGAGTGTCATAATCGGAGGATATTTCTATTGGGTATCTTTCAACTCGGTCAATCAAACTATGGTTCAGCGTTACATGTCcttgccaaacaaaaaaagtgcTCAGATATCAATAGTTTTATTTGCTGTCGGAATATGCTTATTTATATCGATATGTTGCTTTGCCGGACTTTTGATTTTTGCTTACTACAGCAGATGTGATCCTTTAGCTGCTGGATTAATACAG ACTGACGATCAACTATTTCCAGTCTATGTAATGCAAATTGCCGGACACATTACTGGTATCCCTGGCTTATTTATTGCCGGCATCTTTGGAGCTTGCCTAAGTTCTCTATCAGTTGTATTGAACTGTACATCAGCAGTTTTACTAGAAGATATTGTCAAaggttgttttaaaattaagctAAGTGAGAAAGCTTCCACTTTTTTGGTGAAAAGCAGCGTTGTTGTATTTGGAGTTGTGGCAGCTTTATTAGTTGTAGTCTTGGAAAAACTTGGAGGTATTCTTGCAGTTGCTACTTCTTTATCAGGTATAGCTGCTGGTACAACTTCGGGTATATTCACATTGGGAATGCTCATTCCATGGAGTAATACAAAAGGTGCTACTTTTGGTGCTTTGGCTGGTGCTCTAATAGCTGGAACCGTTTCGTTAGGATCTCAAGTTTCTATAGCACAAGGATTGCTTGTTCCTGAAAAACTGCCAGTTTGGGTGGACGAATGTCCAGCCATGTTAAATTTAACAACACCTTCCAATCAAGTACCTGATCAATCTGAACTATTTCCATTGTTTCGAATATCGTTCCTATGGATTGGACCAATTGGAATGTTAACAGTGTTAATAGTTGGAACTGCCGTTTCATTTATAACTGGGCCAACTAAAGTTAGTAAACTTGATGCTGATCTTCTTTCACCAGTTATTCACAG atttctTCCAAAAGAATGCTTCATTACGCAAACAAATGAAGCTAACACAGGACTAACATAA
- the LOC129921038 gene encoding sodium-coupled monocarboxylate transporter 2 isoform X3, whose amino-acid sequence MLMALTVSTVYLPVFTTLRICSSYEYLELRFSSGIRSFASFLFIIDEILFLPIILYVPAIAFNQVTGVNIHVISGLVCVVCVFYTLLGGIKAVVSTDAWQILVMFISVTVVVIIGTVYIGGPGEVIKRSSDGGRILFTNFNPSLYERHSVWSVIIGGYFYWVSFNSVNQTMVQRYMSLPNKKSAQISIVLFAVGICLFISICCFAGLLIFAYYSRCDPLAAGLIQTDDQLFPVYVMQIAGHITGIPGLFIAGIFGACLSSLSVVLNCTSAVLLEDIVKGCFKIKLSEKASTFLVKSSVVVFGVVAALLVVVLEKLGGILAVATSLSGIAAGTTSGIFTLGMLIPWSNTKGATFGALAGALIAGTVSLGSQVSIAQGLLVPEKLPVWVDECPAMLNLTTPSNQVPDQSELFPLFRISFLWIGPIGMLTVLIVGTAVSFITGPTKVSKLDADLLSPVIHRFLPKECFITQTNEANTGLT is encoded by the exons ATGTTAATGGCTTTAACCGTATCTACGGTGTACCTGCCAGTGTTTACCACTTTAAGAATCTGTTCATCCTATGAA tACTTGGAATTGCGATTTAGTTCCGGAATTCGAAGCTTtgcttcatttttattcatcaTCGATGAG ATACTCTTTCTTCCAATCATACTCTACGTTCCAGCTATTGCATTTAATCAAG tcaCTGGAGTAAACATTCATGTTATAAGCGGCCTTGTTTGTGTAGTTTGTGTATTTTACACCCTGCTG GGTGGAATAAAAGCTGTCGTCAGTACCGATGCCTGGCAGATACTTGTTATGTTCATATCTGTAACTGTGGTTGTGATAATAGGAACTGTGTATATCGGAGGACCTGGTGAAGTTATTAAACGATCTTCCGATGGTGGAAGAATACTTTTTACTAA CTTCAATCCATCACTTTATGAAAGACACTCAGTTTGGAGTGTCATAATCGGAGGATATTTCTATTGGGTATCTTTCAACTCGGTCAATCAAACTATGGTTCAGCGTTACATGTCcttgccaaacaaaaaaagtgcTCAGATATCAATAGTTTTATTTGCTGTCGGAATATGCTTATTTATATCGATATGTTGCTTTGCCGGACTTTTGATTTTTGCTTACTACAGCAGATGTGATCCTTTAGCTGCTGGATTAATACAG ACTGACGATCAACTATTTCCAGTCTATGTAATGCAAATTGCCGGACACATTACTGGTATCCCTGGCTTATTTATTGCCGGCATCTTTGGAGCTTGCCTAAGTTCTCTATCAGTTGTATTGAACTGTACATCAGCAGTTTTACTAGAAGATATTGTCAAaggttgttttaaaattaagctAAGTGAGAAAGCTTCCACTTTTTTGGTGAAAAGCAGCGTTGTTGTATTTGGAGTTGTGGCAGCTTTATTAGTTGTAGTCTTGGAAAAACTTGGAGGTATTCTTGCAGTTGCTACTTCTTTATCAGGTATAGCTGCTGGTACAACTTCGGGTATATTCACATTGGGAATGCTCATTCCATGGAGTAATACAAAAGGTGCTACTTTTGGTGCTTTGGCTGGTGCTCTAATAGCTGGAACCGTTTCGTTAGGATCTCAAGTTTCTATAGCACAAGGATTGCTTGTTCCTGAAAAACTGCCAGTTTGGGTGGACGAATGTCCAGCCATGTTAAATTTAACAACACCTTCCAATCAAGTACCTGATCAATCTGAACTATTTCCATTGTTTCGAATATCGTTCCTATGGATTGGACCAATTGGAATGTTAACAGTGTTAATAGTTGGAACTGCCGTTTCATTTATAACTGGGCCAACTAAAGTTAGTAAACTTGATGCTGATCTTCTTTCACCAGTTATTCACAG atttctTCCAAAAGAATGCTTCATTACGCAAACAAATGAAGCTAACACAGGACTAACATAA